GAAGGATAAGAAGAAAAATATTGGATATATCATTATTCACTATAGTAATGAAGAGTTTTGGACGTTTTTTGAAGAATTAGGAACAATTCTGACGGAAACAGCAAGACAATATTTTGAAGAGAAGCAGAAGAATACGTACTTAAATCTTTCGCTCAAAGACTATATTATCGGTTGGATGATTTTTGAAGGACAGCATTTTGTGGAATCGGAGCAGAGTCATACATTAAAAGGAAATTATTTGATGGCTTTGTTTACAGATGATTTTTCTGATATGGCGGTAGAGGCAGCAAAACTGGGAAGAATCTGGGAGCATTTTTACTTGTATGAAGAGAAACACTCCCTGACGGTTGTGCTATATCAGGTTTCTGAAAAGAATGCGCAAAAGATTTATCAGATGGCGCAGAAAGAAAATCTGAACTGCTATATGAGTGAGACATTTGAAGATATCAATGACTGTAGAACAAAAAGAGATTTGCTAAAACAGATGGAACGGATTCCGAAGATATGTGATGTCAGAGGGGTTAAAAGAGAAAAAGATTGGTATCTTCAGGGTATTTTTTCTTATACATTACCTTTAATCGAAGAGGCAGGACTGAGTGACTATTCGATTTTGAACTTGATAAAGGAAGATGAGAAGAATCACACAGAGCTTTATGATACATTGAAAATGTATTTATTATGCGAAAACAATGTGACGATGGCAGCGGAAAAACTTCATGTTCACAGAAATACATTGGTGTATAGATTAAAGCAGATAAAAGATTGTCTGGAATTAGATATTAACAATAATGAGATTTCGAGAGAACTTCTCGCATTTATGATTATGTATGACCTGTCGAAATCTTCAGAGGACTAGAGCATGAAACTTGTACAAGATTTACCAGAGATATTTGAAGAATTTGGAGAAAAAAGGCGGGAAGCCTTTTTAGAGGTAAAAGAGTATAAAGACAAAGGTGTACCTGTTGTTGGAATGTATTGTGCATATTTTCCAACAGAGCTTGCAATGGCGGTAGGTGCAATCCCGGTCGGCTTATGCTCTTTTTCGAATGAAACAGTTACGGCAGCAGAGCGTGAACTTCCTAAGAGTATGTGTCCACTTGTAAAATCGAGTTATGGTTTTGCAATCGAGGATAAATGCCCATTTTTCCATTTTGCAGATCTTGTGATTGGTGAGACAACTTGTGATGGAAAGAAAAAAATGTATGAACTGATGGCTGAATTTAAGCCGGTGTTTGTTATGGAACTTCCAAACAGCCAGTCTGAGAAAGGGCTGGAATTCTGGAGACGGGAAGTCATAAGGACAAAGGAATACTTTGAAGAATTTTTCCATGTTATTATTACGGATGAGATGATTCATCATGCAGTGCATCTGAGTAATGAGATTCGCAGATCCCTAAAGGAATTATGTGAAGTGATGAAGCTTGATCCGGCACCGGTTTTTGGTACGGATATCCAGAAGATGATCAATGGATCTAAGTATCGGTTTGATTTTAAGACGACACCGGAGCTGGTGGATGCTGTTACAGAAAAGATATTGGAAGAATATCATCAGGGAAAGCATCTTGAGAGCAGACCGAGAATTTTGGTGACAGGCTGTCCGATTGGCGGAGATACAATGAAGATTCTGGAAGGAATCGAAGAAAATGGCGGAGTAGTTGTTGCGGTAGAAAACTGCAGTGGGGTAAAGACGCTTGACCAGATGGTGGATGAGACTCAGGAAGACATTTATGGGGCAATAGCGAAAAGATATTTATCTACAGGTTGCTCTATTATGACGCCGAACGACAATCGAATTGAATTAATCGGACGAATTATTGAGGAATATCATGTAGATGGAGTTGTGGAAATGATTCTGTCAGGCTGCCATGCGACAGGTGCGGAATCTATTTATATCCGAAAGTTTGTAAATGAAGAAAAGAATCTCCCATACATTTCTATTGATACAGATTACTCGTCGGCAGATAAAGGACAGATATCTACGAGACTTGCCGCTTTTATTGAGATGATTCAGGCAGATAAAAGTGGCAAGAAAGAACTGGATATGAATTATTGTTATAAACTGATCGTATCAGGCATTTCAGGTGGAAAATGTTTTGAAGAGATTTTGCAAAACGTATGGGATTATACTGGAGTTCCGGTCAGATTTTCAAGGAGAAATCAGGAAGTTCTGTATGAAGTTGGAAAAGAACAGGTCACAGTAGATGCGCAACGTATA
The sequence above is drawn from the Dorea formicigenerans genome and encodes:
- a CDS encoding helix-turn-helix domain-containing protein produces the protein MFEIDVCYKFIFESMLEDDVLGYIANKVYEYTHAGIFFVSESGEILAYACSGKDQSMRSIIEGHVTLEDYPYFFEEVSPNGEFQTVAAVKDKKKNIGYIIIHYSNEEFWTFFEELGTILTETARQYFEEKQKNTYLNLSLKDYIIGWMIFEGQHFVESEQSHTLKGNYLMALFTDDFSDMAVEAAKLGRIWEHFYLYEEKHSLTVVLYQVSEKNAQKIYQMAQKENLNCYMSETFEDINDCRTKRDLLKQMERIPKICDVRGVKREKDWYLQGIFSYTLPLIEEAGLSDYSILNLIKEDEKNHTELYDTLKMYLLCENNVTMAAEKLHVHRNTLVYRLKQIKDCLELDINNNEISRELLAFMIMYDLSKSSED
- a CDS encoding double-cubane-cluster-containing anaerobic reductase — its product is MKLVQDLPEIFEEFGEKRREAFLEVKEYKDKGVPVVGMYCAYFPTELAMAVGAIPVGLCSFSNETVTAAERELPKSMCPLVKSSYGFAIEDKCPFFHFADLVIGETTCDGKKKMYELMAEFKPVFVMELPNSQSEKGLEFWRREVIRTKEYFEEFFHVIITDEMIHHAVHLSNEIRRSLKELCEVMKLDPAPVFGTDIQKMINGSKYRFDFKTTPELVDAVTEKILEEYHQGKHLESRPRILVTGCPIGGDTMKILEGIEENGGVVVAVENCSGVKTLDQMVDETQEDIYGAIAKRYLSTGCSIMTPNDNRIELIGRIIEEYHVDGVVEMILSGCHATGAESIYIRKFVNEEKNLPYISIDTDYSSADKGQISTRLAAFIEMIQADKSGKKELDMNYCYKLIVSGISGGKCFEEILQNVWDYTGVPVRFSRRNQEVLYEVGKEQVTVDAQRIVHECLDGVWIEAVILDDQRKIQVQELADILAKSFSMYQKNRKNTGNNQKRQPDYLWILATDTSLAARLAGKIEETKEFSSVVEKQKDNSILITNIRGKEDRALLIRLCKEFIYDCDGKILIGNGVKAEQNLSENKRLQQEVFELARNRAPGKHLYLIEQYYHELAISYISRKVGENGFKLKELEQIRCEDEETGRNLYETLYWYLRMKRNVSQTAAKLKIHRNTLLPRLTRLNDMLDLDNRDGAECEKLLVAMEIDRMKNSDE